In one window of Hymenobacter nivis DNA:
- a CDS encoding IS3 family transposase: MPGLIRRAQPLLRLAKRGGSGRGSPRGTGLGNGPGDVFDDHQRRYGIRRLRVELRELGYQVGRQAIRTALRRQARKALQPKAFVPRTTDSTHGKRCAPNLLLDQPRPIQANRVWVSDITYLPLANGNWVYCCAFQDVCTKQVVGWQVRADMPEALVTTALQRALLAQRPTPGLIVHSDRGGQYVSKVYKTLLRDAKAHLSHSRRGGCYDNAQAERLWSRLKTELLELRDWPVFTDLADAQTSVADYFDYYNHKRRHSSIGYLKPYLFHQQILANITQLSPA, encoded by the coding sequence TTGCCAGGTCTTATACGTCGTGCCCAGCCGCTACTACGCCTGGCGAAGAGGGGCGGTAGCGGGCGTGGTAGCCCCCGCGGAACCGGCCTGGGAAACGGCCCTGGCGACGTATTCGACGACCACCAGCGCCGCTACGGCATCCGCCGCCTACGCGTCGAGCTGCGCGAGTTGGGGTACCAGGTGGGGCGGCAGGCCATCCGCACGGCGCTGCGCCGCCAGGCGCGCAAGGCCTTGCAGCCCAAAGCGTTTGTGCCCCGCACGACCGATTCCACCCACGGTAAACGCTGCGCGCCGAACTTGCTGCTCGACCAGCCGAGGCCTATCCAAGCCAACCGCGTATGGGTCAGCGACATCACCTATTTGCCTTTGGCTAACGGCAACTGGGTGTACTGCTGTGCCTTTCAAGATGTATGCACCAAGCAGGTGGTGGGCTGGCAGGTGCGGGCCGATATGCCGGAAGCGCTGGTTACCACGGCCTTGCAGCGGGCTTTGCTCGCCCAGCGGCCCACTCCCGGCCTAATTGTGCACTCCGACCGGGGCGGCCAGTACGTGAGCAAGGTCTACAAAACCCTGCTGCGCGACGCCAAGGCTCACCTCTCGCACAGCCGCCGGGGCGGCTGCTACGACAACGCGCAGGCCGAGCGCCTGTGGTCGCGCCTCAAAACCGAACTGCTCGAACTGCGCGACTGGCCCGTTTTCACGGACCTAGCTGACGCGCAGACCAGCGTGGCCGATTATTTTGACTACTACAATCATAAACGCCGGCATTCCAGTATCGGCTATCTAAAACCTTATCTCTTTCACCAGCAGATACTTGCTAATATCACCCAACTCTCTCCTGCCTAA
- the tatC gene encoding twin-arginine translocase subunit TatC, with product MQPQPQTSPSLGDQHEMSFIDHLEALRWHVIRAAISVVVFATIAFFSKNFLFHTLILGPSRADFWTYRMFCKMGALFGSTEPCADHVNFIIQNREMSGQLSMHISTSVIAGCILAFPYLFWELWRFIKPGLYPNERQNSQGAVFFVSILFVAGVLFGYYIAAPMSINFLAGYTVDASIENQIDLQSYLSTLTTMTLSCGLVFELPMIVFFLAKAGMITPEIMQLYRKHAIVVILVLAAIITPPDVTAQIIVTIPIMLLYELSIHIARVVRRGDAARLNAKLARQQAEETARTAIGPPVN from the coding sequence GTGCAACCGCAACCGCAAACTTCCCCCTCGCTGGGCGACCAGCACGAAATGTCCTTCATCGACCACTTGGAGGCGTTGCGCTGGCACGTCATTCGGGCGGCGATTTCGGTGGTGGTGTTTGCCACAATTGCCTTCTTTTCGAAGAATTTCCTCTTCCATACCCTGATCTTGGGGCCCTCGCGCGCCGACTTCTGGACCTACCGGATGTTCTGCAAAATGGGGGCCCTCTTCGGCTCGACCGAGCCGTGCGCCGACCACGTCAACTTCATCATCCAGAACCGGGAGATGAGCGGGCAGCTCTCGATGCACATTAGTACGTCCGTCATTGCGGGCTGCATCCTGGCCTTTCCGTACCTGTTTTGGGAGCTGTGGCGCTTCATCAAGCCCGGCCTATATCCCAACGAGCGCCAAAACTCGCAAGGGGCTGTATTTTTTGTATCAATTCTCTTCGTCGCGGGCGTACTGTTCGGCTACTACATCGCCGCCCCGATGAGCATCAACTTCTTGGCTGGCTACACCGTCGATGCTAGCATCGAGAACCAGATCGACTTGCAGAGCTACCTGAGCACGCTCACCACCATGACGCTCTCGTGCGGCTTGGTGTTCGAACTGCCCATGATCGTGTTTTTCCTGGCCAAGGCCGGCATGATTACGCCCGAAATCATGCAGCTCTACCGCAAGCATGCCATCGTGGTGATTCTGGTGTTGGCCGCCATCATCACTCCGCCCGACGTCACGGCCCAAATCATCGTCACCATCCCCATCATGCTCCTCTACGAGCTCAGCATCCACATTGCCCGCGTGGTGCGCCGCGGCGACGCCGCCCGTCTCAATGCCAAGCTGGCCCGTCAGCAAGCCGAGGAAACAGCCCGCACTGCCATCGGCCCGCCTGTTAATTAA
- the glyA gene encoding serine hydroxymethyltransferase, with the protein MEITAPARLLDTAVFDLIAQEKTRQTHGLELIASENYASEQVMAAQGSVLTNKYAEGLPGKRYYGGCEIVDQVEQLAIDRVKELFGVAWANVQPHSGAQANAAVFLACLKPGDKILGFDLSHGGHLTHGSSVNFSGKYYQPSFYGVEQETGLIDWSKIKDIARRERPKMIICGASAYSRDWDYKTLREAADEVGALLLADISHPSGLIATGLLNSPFEHCHIVTTTTHKTLRGPRGGLIMLGQDFDNPFGLKTPKGEVRPMSALLDSGVFPGTQGGPLEHVIAAKAVAFGEALSDDFTTYTRQVAANAQALAAGFSGLGYDIISGGTDNHLMLIDLRSKGLTGKLAENTLIKADITINKNMVPFDDKSPFVTSGMRIGSAAITTRGLGTADMGRIVELIDEALTHHADDTRLGHVRRQVNAWLQDYPLFA; encoded by the coding sequence ATGGAAATCACCGCCCCTGCCCGCCTCCTCGACACCGCCGTTTTCGACCTCATCGCGCAGGAGAAAACCCGCCAGACCCACGGCCTTGAACTCATTGCCTCCGAAAATTACGCTTCGGAACAGGTGATGGCCGCCCAGGGCTCCGTGCTCACCAACAAGTACGCCGAGGGCCTGCCTGGCAAGCGCTACTACGGTGGCTGCGAGATAGTTGACCAGGTGGAGCAATTGGCCATCGACCGCGTGAAGGAGCTGTTTGGCGTGGCCTGGGCCAACGTGCAGCCCCACTCCGGGGCCCAGGCTAACGCCGCCGTGTTTCTGGCCTGCCTCAAGCCCGGCGACAAAATCCTCGGCTTCGACCTGAGTCACGGTGGCCACCTCACCCACGGCTCGTCGGTGAATTTCTCGGGCAAATACTACCAGCCCAGCTTCTATGGCGTGGAGCAGGAAACAGGCCTCATCGACTGGAGCAAAATCAAGGATATTGCCCGCCGTGAGCGCCCCAAAATGATTATCTGCGGGGCCTCGGCCTACTCGCGCGATTGGGACTATAAAACCCTGCGCGAAGCCGCCGACGAAGTAGGGGCCCTGCTGCTGGCTGATATCTCGCACCCCTCGGGCCTCATCGCCACGGGCTTGCTGAACTCGCCCTTCGAGCACTGCCACATCGTGACGACGACGACCCATAAAACCCTGCGGGGCCCCCGCGGCGGCCTCATTATGCTGGGCCAGGACTTTGACAACCCCTTTGGCCTGAAGACGCCCAAGGGCGAGGTGCGGCCCATGTCGGCCCTGCTCGATTCGGGCGTATTCCCCGGTACCCAGGGCGGGCCCCTCGAGCATGTGATTGCCGCCAAGGCCGTGGCCTTCGGCGAGGCGCTGAGCGACGATTTTACGACCTACACCCGGCAGGTGGCCGCCAACGCCCAAGCGCTAGCGGCGGGCTTTAGCGGACTGGGCTACGACATTATTTCGGGTGGCACGGATAACCACTTAATGCTGATTGACCTGCGCTCCAAGGGCCTCACCGGCAAGCTGGCCGAAAACACGCTCATTAAGGCCGACATCACCATTAATAAAAATATGGTGCCGTTCGACGACAAGTCGCCGTTCGTGACCAGCGGCATGCGCATCGGCTCGGCCGCTATCACCACCCGCGGCCTGGGTACGGCCGACATGGGCCGCATCGTGGAACTTATCGACGAGGCCCTGACCCACCACGCCGACGATACCCGCCTGGGCCACGTGCGCCGGCAGGTGAACGCTTGGCTCCAGGATTACCCGCTCTTCGCATAA
- a CDS encoding DinB family protein, whose protein sequence is MDRPNQKGLVAELTSLLTKGNAHATFEEACADLKQAQWNQRVPDVPYTIWQLVEHVRIAQWDIVEFCLEPKHESPKWPDGYWPAQDATADEDQWQETLDYIRQDRQRFLHLLHAPGTNLLAPLPHGTGQTILREAFLIADHAAYHTGEIILVRRLLHAWE, encoded by the coding sequence ATGGATAGGCCCAACCAAAAAGGCTTGGTGGCCGAATTAACCAGCCTGCTTACGAAAGGCAATGCCCACGCGACCTTTGAGGAAGCTTGCGCTGACCTGAAGCAGGCGCAGTGGAACCAACGCGTACCGGATGTGCCCTACACTATCTGGCAGTTGGTCGAACACGTGCGCATCGCGCAGTGGGATATTGTAGAGTTCTGCCTCGAACCCAAGCATGAATCGCCAAAATGGCCGGACGGCTATTGGCCTGCCCAAGATGCCACCGCCGATGAAGACCAGTGGCAGGAAACGCTGGACTACATTCGGCAGGACCGGCAGCGTTTTCTTCATTTGCTGCATGCCCCCGGCACCAACTTGCTGGCGCCCTTGCCGCATGGCACTGGCCAAACCATCTTGCGCGAAGCTTTCCTTATTGCCGACCACGCGGCTTACCATACCGGCGAAATAATTCTGGTGCGCCGCCTGCTGCACGCCTGGGAATAA
- a CDS encoding DoxX family protein, which produces MLHKTTRTTTLQNVARGLMGTFMMVAGTGHLTFARQDFQAQVPDFMPLDKDTVVLQSGVVEIGLGLALLLLKGKNRVRMGMGLAAFYAAVFPGNIHQYTQHLSAFGLDTDAKRLGRLFFQPVLIAGALWSTGALKVLLKKK; this is translated from the coding sequence ATGCTGCACAAAACCACCCGCACAACAACTTTGCAAAACGTAGCCCGCGGACTCATGGGTACCTTTATGATGGTGGCTGGTACGGGGCACCTCACTTTTGCGCGGCAGGATTTTCAGGCGCAGGTGCCCGATTTTATGCCTTTGGATAAGGACACCGTTGTGCTGCAATCGGGGGTGGTGGAAATTGGGTTGGGGCTGGCCCTACTGCTGTTGAAGGGCAAGAACCGGGTGCGCATGGGCATGGGGCTGGCGGCTTTCTATGCAGCGGTATTCCCCGGCAACATTCACCAATACACCCAACACCTTTCCGCCTTTGGCCTCGACACCGACGCCAAGCGGCTCGGCCGGCTGTTCTTCCAACCCGTGCTGATTGCTGGTGCGCTGTGGTCCACCGGGGCCCTAAAAGTGCTGCTGAAGAAAAAGTAG
- the polA gene encoding DNA polymerase I yields MTDTAATAPKKLFLLDAFALIYRSHFAFSKNPRINSKGMNTGAVLGFTNTLVEVLQKEKPTHIGVCFDGPKKTFRHEQFADYKAQRQAMPEDIGIALPYIKKIIEGFHIPILMMDGFEADDVIGTLAQRAEAQGFEVFMMTPDKDYCQLVTENIKIYKPAFMGNAAEILDVAHVLARFEIERVEQVIDILGLQGDASDNIPGIPGIGEKTAKTLIQKYGSVENLLAHVDELKGKQQENVRNFAEQGLMSKELATIHVNVPLDFEPDKLVLDAPNEAVLRELFDELEFRQLATRVLGGGPERTPASVAKPGTTGARRPKPAAGGQASLFGNPGDEAVAIGAEYGETGQAGAPDGPRRRLEDVPYQYHLMDTPALRQSLLHFLLRQMEVSFDTETTGLDTMTARLVGLSFCYRPGEAYYVPVPADDLPAAQAIVDEFCPFFNSPDILKIGQNIKYDLSILRHYNVEVAGPLFDTMLAHYLIEPDMRHNMDVLAETYLHYAPVPITDLIGPKGKKQITMADIAPAQVKDYACEDADVTLQLKHVFEPMLKELGLLELLNTVENPLVPVLSSIEYEGVRIDSVAMGEYSAELQGYVIELERQIFLEAGQEFNIGSPKQLGEVLFDKMQVGGGKIKKTKTGQYATGEEILSQLAAENPIAALILEYRQLSKLRSTYVEALPQLVSVVDGRVHTSFNQAVTATGRLSSTNPNLQNIPIRTEKGREIRKAFVPRDDQHLLLAADYSQVELRIMADFSGDATMIEAFRLGQDVHSSTASKVFRVPLSEVDAEMRRKAKTVNFGIIYGISAFGLAQRIGISRKEAADIIDTYFQEFPSVKQFMDDSINRARELEYAETLLKRRRYLRDINSRNATLRGYTERNAINAPIQGTAADIIKLAMINIYNWLREEKLKTRMILQVHDELVFDAVQEEVEYITPKIKELMTQALLLPRGVPLEVEVGTGRNWLQAH; encoded by the coding sequence ATGACCGATACCGCCGCTACCGCCCCCAAAAAGCTTTTCCTGCTCGACGCTTTTGCCCTGATTTACCGCTCGCACTTCGCGTTCAGCAAAAACCCGCGCATCAACTCCAAGGGCATGAACACGGGGGCCGTGCTGGGCTTTACCAATACCCTGGTGGAGGTGCTGCAAAAGGAAAAGCCTACCCACATCGGCGTGTGCTTCGACGGGCCCAAGAAAACCTTTCGCCACGAGCAGTTTGCCGACTACAAGGCCCAGCGCCAAGCCATGCCCGAGGACATCGGCATTGCCCTGCCCTACATCAAAAAAATCATTGAGGGCTTCCACATCCCCATCCTAATGATGGACGGGTTTGAGGCCGACGACGTGATTGGTACCCTGGCCCAACGTGCCGAGGCCCAGGGCTTTGAGGTGTTCATGATGACGCCCGACAAGGACTACTGCCAGCTGGTGACGGAAAACATTAAAATTTACAAGCCCGCCTTCATGGGCAACGCGGCCGAGATTTTGGACGTGGCCCACGTGCTGGCCCGCTTCGAGATTGAGCGCGTGGAGCAGGTAATCGACATCCTGGGTTTGCAGGGCGACGCCTCGGACAACATTCCTGGCATTCCCGGCATCGGCGAGAAGACGGCTAAAACGCTCATCCAGAAGTACGGCTCGGTGGAAAACCTGCTGGCCCACGTGGACGAGCTGAAGGGCAAGCAGCAGGAAAACGTGCGCAACTTCGCCGAGCAGGGCCTGATGAGCAAGGAGCTGGCCACCATCCACGTGAACGTGCCGCTCGACTTTGAGCCCGATAAGCTGGTGCTCGACGCGCCCAACGAAGCCGTGCTGCGCGAGCTGTTCGACGAGCTGGAATTCCGGCAGCTGGCCACCCGCGTGCTGGGCGGGGGCCCCGAGCGCACCCCGGCCAGCGTGGCCAAGCCCGGCACTACCGGGGCCCGGCGGCCCAAGCCGGCGGCCGGCGGCCAGGCCTCGCTCTTCGGCAACCCCGGCGACGAGGCGGTGGCCATTGGGGCCGAGTACGGCGAAACCGGCCAGGCCGGGGCCCCCGACGGGCCCCGCCGCCGCCTCGAAGACGTGCCCTACCAGTACCACCTGATGGACACGCCCGCACTGCGCCAGTCGCTGCTGCACTTTTTGCTGCGCCAAATGGAGGTGAGTTTCGACACCGAAACTACCGGCCTCGACACCATGACGGCGCGCCTCGTAGGCCTAAGCTTCTGCTACCGGCCGGGCGAGGCCTACTACGTGCCCGTGCCAGCCGATGACCTGCCCGCCGCCCAGGCCATTGTGGACGAGTTCTGCCCGTTTTTCAATAGCCCCGACATCCTCAAAATCGGCCAGAACATCAAGTACGACCTCAGCATTCTGCGGCACTACAACGTGGAAGTGGCGGGGCCCCTGTTCGATACGATGCTGGCGCACTACCTCATCGAGCCCGACATGCGCCACAATATGGACGTGCTGGCCGAAACCTACCTGCACTACGCCCCGGTGCCCATCACCGACCTCATCGGGCCCAAGGGCAAGAAGCAAATTACGATGGCCGACATTGCCCCGGCCCAGGTGAAGGACTACGCCTGCGAAGACGCCGACGTGACTTTGCAGCTCAAGCACGTGTTCGAGCCCATGCTCAAAGAGCTGGGGCTGTTGGAGCTGCTGAATACCGTGGAGAACCCGTTGGTGCCAGTGCTGAGTAGCATCGAGTACGAGGGCGTGCGCATCGACTCGGTGGCGATGGGTGAGTACTCGGCCGAATTGCAGGGCTACGTGATAGAGTTGGAGCGCCAGATTTTCCTGGAGGCCGGGCAGGAGTTCAACATCGGCTCGCCCAAGCAGTTGGGCGAGGTGCTGTTTGATAAAATGCAGGTGGGCGGCGGCAAAATCAAGAAAACCAAAACCGGCCAGTACGCCACCGGCGAGGAAATTCTGAGCCAGCTCGCAGCCGAAAACCCCATCGCTGCCCTCATCCTGGAGTACCGCCAGCTCAGCAAGCTGCGCAGCACCTACGTGGAAGCCCTGCCCCAGCTGGTGAGCGTGGTGGACGGCCGCGTGCACACCAGCTTCAACCAGGCGGTGACGGCCACCGGCCGCCTGAGCAGCACCAACCCGAACCTGCAAAATATCCCAATTCGCACCGAGAAGGGCCGCGAAATCCGCAAGGCCTTCGTACCGCGCGACGACCAGCACCTACTGCTGGCGGCCGACTACTCGCAGGTGGAACTGCGCATCATGGCCGATTTTTCGGGCGACGCGACGATGATTGAAGCTTTCCGGCTGGGCCAAGACGTCCACAGCAGCACGGCCAGCAAGGTGTTCCGCGTGCCGCTAAGCGAGGTAGACGCCGAGATGCGCCGCAAGGCCAAAACGGTCAATTTTGGCATCATCTACGGCATTTCGGCCTTCGGCCTAGCCCAGCGCATTGGCATCAGCCGCAAGGAAGCTGCCGACATCATCGACACCTATTTCCAGGAATTTCCGTCGGTGAAGCAGTTTATGGACGACAGCATCAACCGGGCCCGCGAACTGGAATACGCTGAAACGCTGCTCAAGCGCCGCCGCTACCTGCGCGACATCAACTCGCGCAATGCCACGCTGCGCGGCTACACTGAGCGCAACGCCATCAACGCCCCCATCCAAGGCACGGCGGCCGACATCATCAAGCTGGCGATGATCAATATCTATAATTGGCTACGCGAAGAGAAATTAAAAACCCGCATGATTCTGCAAGTACACGACGAACTCGTGTTCGATGCCGTGCAGGAAGAGGTCGAATACATCACCCCCAAAATCAAGGAGCTAATGACCCAGGCCCTGCTGCTGCCCCGCGGCGTGCCGCTGGAAGTGGAAGTGGGCACGGGGCGGAACTGGCTGCAAGCGCATTAG
- a CDS encoding LytR/AlgR family response regulator transcription factor — MLTCAIIDDDEINRLTLEHYVSLTPGLELKASLADGIAGLDYLREGHAVDLLFLDIEMPHLNGLELLRLLQDPPAVVITTARHDFAVDAFELQVTDYLVKPFEYGRFSQAVERVRQHPRHSAAASGAPDAPANADVFVKVNSRMVRINFDDVLYVEALSDYVNIVTAQHKYIVYTTLKALEARLAVFPNFVRVHRSYLLNTQHIESIEDNTANLKGGHYVPIGKSYQDGFFKGLSKM, encoded by the coding sequence ATGCTTACCTGTGCCATCATTGACGACGACGAAATCAACCGGCTCACCCTGGAGCATTACGTGAGTCTCACGCCGGGCCTGGAGCTGAAGGCCTCGCTGGCCGACGGCATTGCCGGCCTGGATTACCTGCGCGAAGGCCACGCTGTGGATTTGCTGTTTCTCGACATTGAGATGCCCCACCTCAACGGCCTGGAACTGCTGCGCTTGCTACAAGACCCGCCCGCCGTCGTCATCACCACCGCCCGCCACGATTTTGCCGTCGATGCTTTCGAGCTGCAAGTGACGGATTACCTGGTGAAACCGTTTGAGTACGGCCGCTTCAGCCAGGCTGTGGAGCGCGTACGCCAGCACCCGAGGCACAGCGCCGCCGCGTCTGGGGCCCCCGACGCGCCCGCCAACGCCGACGTGTTTGTGAAGGTGAACAGCCGCATGGTGCGCATCAACTTCGACGACGTGCTCTACGTCGAGGCCCTGTCTGATTACGTCAACATCGTCACGGCGCAGCATAAGTACATCGTCTACACCACCCTGAAGGCCCTGGAGGCGCGGCTGGCCGTGTTCCCCAACTTTGTGCGCGTGCACCGCAGCTACCTGCTCAATACCCAGCACATCGAGTCCATCGAAGACAACACCGCTAACCTAAAGGGCGGCCACTACGTGCCCATCGGCAAGTCGTACCAGGACGGTTTCTTTAAGGGCCTGTCGAAGATGTAG
- a CDS encoding FAD-dependent oxidoreductase, protein MALPISLPAGGPAEPAGAAVPLTVAGAGLVGSLLALYLARRGHAVQVFDRRPDLRLRQRSEGRSINLALSDRGWRALEGVGIADDIRQVSIPMHRRVMHDRQGQLTGQPYGAPGQAIYSVNRDQLNRTLLDLLEARPGVQLRFGQQLQRLDLAGRALHLRDVATGREYAEPYTELFGADGAFSAVRGALQRTDRYNYSQDYLEYGYKELTIEAGPGGTWALEKNALHIWPRGQYLMIALPNFDGSFNATLFFPYEGPTSFAALLDAAAVTAFFADVFADAVPLMPRLAEEFFTNPTGSLVTVRCYPWHMADVLLLGDAAHAIVPFYGQGMNVGFEDCTVLDGLLDAHGDANWPAVMAAFEQQRKPNADAMADLALYNFVEMRDRVGDPRFLLQKRIENKIATLHPTRWVPLYTRVTFSHLPYAEAWAAGQRQDAVMAQLMPHIQTDADFDSPAVQARLAEELAAAGA, encoded by the coding sequence ATGGCCTTGCCCATTTCTTTGCCCGCTGGGGGCCCAGCAGAACCGGCCGGTGCGGCAGTGCCCCTCACGGTAGCCGGGGCGGGGCTGGTGGGCTCGCTGCTGGCGCTGTACCTGGCCCGGCGCGGCCACGCGGTGCAGGTGTTCGACCGCCGCCCCGACCTGCGCCTGCGCCAGCGCAGCGAGGGTCGTTCCATCAACCTGGCCCTATCGGACCGCGGCTGGCGGGCCCTGGAGGGCGTGGGCATTGCCGACGACATCCGGCAGGTCAGTATTCCGATGCACCGCCGCGTGATGCATGACCGCCAAGGCCAGCTCACGGGCCAGCCCTACGGGGCTCCCGGGCAGGCCATCTACTCCGTCAACCGCGACCAGCTCAACCGCACGCTGCTCGATTTACTGGAGGCCCGGCCCGGGGTGCAGCTGCGCTTCGGCCAGCAATTGCAGCGCCTCGACCTGGCCGGCCGCGCCCTGCACCTGCGCGACGTGGCCACCGGCCGCGAGTACGCCGAGCCCTACACCGAGCTGTTTGGGGCCGACGGGGCATTTTCGGCCGTGCGTGGGGCCCTGCAACGCACCGACCGCTACAACTACTCGCAGGACTATTTGGAGTATGGCTATAAGGAGTTGACCATTGAGGCGGGCCCTGGCGGCACCTGGGCCCTGGAGAAAAACGCGCTCCACATCTGGCCCCGCGGTCAGTACCTGATGATTGCGCTGCCCAACTTCGACGGCTCGTTCAACGCTACCCTGTTTTTTCCCTACGAGGGCCCCACGAGCTTCGCCGCCCTGCTCGACGCGGCGGCCGTCACGGCCTTTTTCGCCGACGTGTTTGCCGACGCCGTGCCGCTGATGCCGCGCCTGGCCGAGGAGTTTTTCACGAATCCTACGGGCTCGCTCGTCACGGTGCGCTGCTACCCCTGGCACATGGCCGACGTGCTGCTACTCGGCGACGCGGCCCACGCCATCGTGCCCTTCTATGGGCAGGGCATGAACGTAGGTTTCGAGGACTGCACCGTGCTTGACGGCCTGCTCGACGCGCACGGCGACGCCAACTGGCCCGCTGTGATGGCCGCCTTCGAGCAGCAGCGCAAGCCCAACGCCGACGCCATGGCCGACCTGGCCCTCTATAACTTCGTGGAAATGCGCGACCGGGTAGGCGACCCGCGCTTCTTGCTCCAGAAGCGCATCGAGAATAAAATCGCCACCCTGCACCCCACCCGGTGGGTGCCGCTCTACACCCGCGTCACGTTTTCGCACCTGCCCTACGCCGAAGCCTGGGCCGCCGGCCAGCGCCAGGATGCGGTGATGGCCCAGCTCATGCCGCACATCCAAACCGACGCCGATTTTGATAGCCCGGCTGTGCAGGCCCGCTTGGCTGAAGAGTTGGCCGCCGCCGGAGCATAG
- a CDS encoding GyrI-like domain-containing protein, whose translation MTTRYIFLAAILLSVLAVGAYGWLGGFRPAAVALETTATPVFLAGQAYAGSAQGDGFGPLFRRAKQVLDQGRLPGAALANLYYNNPETAHDTVRAFIGLAVADTLRPLPAGLRYRLVPAGQRVVAARVAGVSYLLSPNKLYPAALDLVKAQKLTPRNFYLERFGPGETAEVWIGVK comes from the coding sequence ATGACGACCCGCTACATTTTTCTGGCTGCCATTCTGCTGAGCGTACTAGCCGTGGGGGCCTACGGCTGGCTCGGCGGCTTCCGCCCCGCCGCCGTGGCCCTCGAAACCACTGCCACCCCGGTGTTTCTGGCCGGGCAGGCCTACGCCGGCTCGGCGCAGGGCGATGGTTTTGGGCCCCTGTTCCGCCGGGCCAAGCAGGTGCTCGATCAGGGCCGCCTGCCCGGCGCGGCCCTCGCCAACCTCTACTATAACAACCCCGAAACGGCCCACGATACCGTGCGCGCCTTCATCGGTCTGGCCGTGGCCGACACGCTGCGGCCCCTGCCCGCCGGCCTGCGCTACCGCCTTGTGCCCGCCGGCCAGCGCGTGGTGGCCGCCCGCGTGGCCGGCGTCAGCTACCTGCTCTCGCCCAACAAGCTCTACCCCGCCGCCCTCGACCTAGTGAAGGCCCAGAAACTAACGCCCCGCAATTTCTACCTCGAACGCTTCGGCCCCGGCGAAACCGCCGAAGTGTGGATAGGCGTGAAATAG
- a CDS encoding T9SS type A sorting domain-containing protein, producing MKILFFILCGGVLALAPTAVRAQAKAPAAKAAVKPPIKAPAKAAPAKPLAAGPTAAKAAAAPEAPASAIAHVALAPATPAADPTALKIKAEVNPTTRQLAVYTNAPGPTTIEVNDATGRPVLTRNVMAGTKPIELNVSQLPAGYYVVHCTAGLRTGMRRVHFGD from the coding sequence ATGAAAATTCTATTCTTTATCCTTTGCGGTGGTGTTTTGGCCCTGGCCCCCACCGCTGTCCGGGCCCAGGCCAAGGCACCAGCCGCGAAAGCCGCCGTTAAACCACCAATTAAAGCCCCAGCCAAAGCGGCCCCGGCCAAGCCCCTCGCCGCGGGACCAACCGCCGCCAAAGCCGCCGCGGCCCCCGAGGCGCCCGCATCGGCCATCGCCCACGTGGCGCTGGCCCCCGCCACGCCTGCGGCCGACCCCACGGCCCTCAAAATCAAGGCCGAGGTGAACCCCACCACCCGGCAGCTCGCGGTATACACCAATGCCCCGGGGCCTACCACCATCGAGGTAAATGACGCCACTGGCCGCCCGGTGCTCACCCGCAACGTAATGGCCGGCACCAAGCCTATCGAGCTGAACGTGAGCCAACTGCCCGCCGGCTACTACGTGGTGCACTGCACGGCCGGCCTGCGCACCGGCATGCGCCGCGTGCACTTCGGCGACTAG
- a CDS encoding VOC family protein codes for MNQRLAHVTVLVRNYDEAIAFYINVLGFSLVADADLGGGKRWVVVAPQGSTAGCGLLLAEAHTDAEQRAVGQQGGGRVWLFLHTDDFWRDYPVLQARGLRFLEVPRTEPYGYVAVFEDLYGNRWDLLEPLGG; via the coding sequence ATGAACCAGCGCCTCGCCCACGTCACGGTGCTCGTTCGCAACTACGACGAAGCCATTGCCTTCTACATCAACGTACTAGGCTTCAGCCTCGTGGCTGATGCCGACTTGGGCGGCGGCAAGCGCTGGGTGGTAGTGGCTCCCCAGGGCTCCACCGCCGGCTGCGGCCTGCTGCTGGCCGAGGCCCACACCGACGCGGAACAGCGCGCTGTGGGCCAGCAGGGCGGCGGCCGCGTCTGGCTGTTCCTGCATACCGACGACTTCTGGCGCGACTATCCCGTGCTGCAAGCCCGCGGCCTGCGCTTCCTGGAGGTGCCCCGCACGGAGCCCTACGGCTACGTCGCCGTGTTCGAGGACCTGTACGGTAACCGCTGGGATTTGCTGGAGCCGCTGGGTGGCTAG